Proteins encoded by one window of Ghiorsea bivora:
- the dapA gene encoding 4-hydroxy-tetrahydrodipicolinate synthase, translating to MFHGVMTALVTPFKDGKVDEEAFRAHLERQIEGGVDGVVPAGSTGEAATLSVAEHKEVIRIAVEQVNGRVPVIAGTGSNNTAESIELTKAAKSLGADASLLISPYYVKPTQEGIYQHYKAIADAVHIPQILYNVPGRTASNMEPETVARLSHITNIVAIKDATADMAQLTRTMMACDGRILFYSGDDASVLPFMTLGGSGVISVVSNIAPKTMKAMVDAVVTKDFETAKAMHFALQYLTDAMFVESNPIPVKKACELLGWMSGELRLPLTEQAAENTASLKKVMRDFQSDVETLKV from the coding sequence ATGTTTCACGGTGTAATGACAGCGTTAGTGACACCATTTAAAGATGGTAAAGTGGATGAAGAAGCCTTTCGCGCGCATTTGGAGCGTCAGATTGAAGGCGGCGTTGATGGTGTTGTGCCTGCGGGTTCCACGGGTGAAGCGGCGACATTAAGTGTAGCTGAACACAAAGAAGTGATTCGTATTGCCGTGGAGCAAGTGAATGGTCGTGTACCAGTTATTGCAGGCACGGGCAGCAATAATACGGCGGAATCCATTGAGCTCACCAAAGCTGCAAAAAGCCTTGGCGCAGATGCCTCATTATTGATTTCGCCGTATTATGTGAAACCAACCCAAGAAGGCATTTATCAGCATTATAAAGCCATTGCTGATGCCGTGCATATACCACAAATTTTGTACAATGTACCAGGGCGCACAGCTTCAAATATGGAGCCTGAAACCGTGGCGCGTTTGTCGCATATTACCAATATTGTTGCCATCAAAGATGCCACCGCAGACATGGCGCAACTTACGCGCACCATGATGGCATGTGATGGGCGTATTTTGTTCTATTCAGGTGATGATGCCAGCGTATTACCCTTTATGACATTGGGTGGTTCAGGTGTGATTTCAGTGGTATCGAATATCGCACCCAAAACCATGAAAGCCATGGTGGATGCGGTAGTCACCAAAGATTTTGAAACAGCCAAAGCTATGCACTTTGCATTGCAATATTTAACCGATGCGATGTTTGTCGAAAGCAACCCGATTCCTGTGAAAAAAGCATGTGAATTACTGGGTTGGATGAGCGGAGAGCTACGCTTACCGTTGACTGAACAAGCTGCAGAGAACACCGCATCATTGAAGAAAGTCATGCGAGACTTCCAATCGGATGTTGAAACCTTAAAGGTTTGA
- the flhA gene encoding flagellar biosynthesis protein FlhA, with protein MLASATLTLQRMSKHTDVMLAVGVLAVIMIMMVPLPTWIMDFLLAINIAIGVLILLTAIYVLKPLEFSIFPSLLLLTTLFRLSLNVATTRLILLHGQEGTAAAGHVIEGFGQFVVGGNTVVGLIIFIVLVLINFIVITKGSTRIAEVAARFTLDAMPGKQMAIDADLNAGMISEEQARQRREDVAREAEFYGSMDGAAKFVRGDAVAGLIITAINLIAGVIIGTAQQGMSMSDAINVYSILTVGDGLVSQIPALIISTAAGIVITRAGSGATMSIEISDQFTAHPRVHYVAAGAMLFMSFVPGLPFIPFIMLSIGLGFTGWYLQTAVDNKAAKADVDAEAIEAPKKEEEQPMSDLLVVDPVRLEVGYGLIDLVEGSGDGNLLERLQTVRRQIAQEIGFVLPPVHIKDNLQLGVGDYRVLVRGAEVGRSEIRPRNLLALEGQVAGMRVEGVPTQEPAFGLPALWITQDKRQQAELSGYTVVEPVTVVVTHITEILRVHAAEMLDRAQTRELVEMLSERYPKVVDDIVPAQVSYGLLQNVLQRLLSEWVPIRDLLLIIETIADGLNEQKDMLALVEKVRLKLGRSIVQRYLDEQNELAVFTIDPAVEQTMSERLAQAPAGTMNLPLDFNQWQRFITRFTEISAQQQVDIPVLLTTPVLRPHLALSLSKVMSRIAVISVAEIPSRISVRTLSKLSLNDAN; from the coding sequence ATGTTGGCTAGCGCAACCCTAACATTACAACGCATGAGCAAACATACCGATGTAATGTTGGCAGTGGGTGTATTGGCAGTCATCATGATTATGATGGTGCCATTGCCGACTTGGATTATGGATTTCTTGTTGGCAATTAATATTGCCATTGGTGTTTTGATTCTTTTAACCGCAATTTATGTGCTCAAACCACTGGAATTTTCGATTTTTCCATCTTTATTACTCTTAACCACATTGTTTCGCCTTTCGCTGAATGTTGCCACTACACGTCTTATTTTATTGCATGGTCAAGAAGGCACGGCAGCAGCCGGACATGTGATTGAAGGGTTTGGTCAGTTTGTGGTCGGTGGTAATACTGTTGTTGGTTTAATCATCTTTATTGTACTGGTATTGATTAACTTTATCGTGATTACCAAGGGTTCGACCCGTATTGCAGAGGTTGCGGCACGTTTTACCTTGGATGCGATGCCGGGTAAACAAATGGCCATCGATGCTGATTTAAACGCAGGCATGATTAGTGAGGAACAAGCACGCCAACGTCGTGAAGATGTGGCAAGAGAAGCTGAGTTTTATGGTTCTATGGATGGTGCGGCAAAATTTGTGCGGGGTGATGCTGTCGCAGGTTTGATTATCACAGCCATTAACTTGATTGCAGGTGTTATTATTGGCACAGCGCAGCAAGGTATGTCCATGAGTGACGCGATTAACGTGTACAGTATTTTGACGGTGGGTGATGGGTTGGTATCCCAAATCCCTGCACTGATTATTTCGACTGCAGCAGGTATTGTGATTACACGTGCAGGCAGTGGTGCAACCATGTCGATTGAAATATCAGATCAGTTCACGGCGCATCCTAGGGTACATTATGTGGCAGCAGGTGCGATGTTATTCATGAGTTTTGTACCAGGTCTGCCTTTTATTCCTTTTATTATGTTGTCGATAGGACTTGGTTTTACAGGTTGGTACTTACAAACTGCAGTGGATAACAAAGCGGCAAAAGCTGATGTTGATGCTGAAGCAATTGAAGCCCCTAAAAAAGAAGAAGAGCAACCCATGTCGGACTTATTGGTGGTTGACCCCGTTCGTCTGGAAGTGGGTTATGGTTTGATTGATTTGGTGGAAGGTTCTGGTGATGGAAACCTTCTCGAGCGTTTACAAACTGTACGCCGTCAAATTGCTCAAGAAATTGGTTTTGTACTACCACCTGTACATATCAAAGATAACTTGCAGTTGGGCGTGGGTGATTACCGTGTATTGGTGCGTGGGGCAGAAGTTGGGCGCAGTGAAATACGTCCGCGTAATTTACTTGCACTTGAAGGTCAGGTGGCTGGCATGCGGGTGGAAGGTGTGCCTACCCAAGAACCTGCATTTGGCTTGCCTGCACTTTGGATTACCCAAGATAAACGTCAGCAAGCAGAGCTTTCTGGTTATACCGTGGTAGAGCCTGTCACTGTAGTAGTTACGCATATCACTGAGATTCTTCGCGTACATGCTGCTGAGATGTTGGATAGGGCACAAACTCGTGAGTTAGTGGAAATGTTAAGTGAGCGTTACCCCAAAGTGGTGGATGATATTGTGCCTGCTCAGGTGTCGTATGGTTTGTTACAAAATGTATTGCAACGTTTGTTGTCAGAGTGGGTGCCTATTCGTGATTTGTTATTGATTATTGAAACCATTGCTGATGGCTTGAATGAGCAAAAAGATATGTTGGCGCTAGTTGAAAAGGTAAGGTTAAAACTTGGTCGTAGCATAGTGCAGCGCTATTTGGATGAACAAAATGAATTGGCTGTGTTCACCATAGACCCTGCTGTAGAGCAAACCATGTCTGAACGATTGGCACAAGCACCAGCGGGCACCATGAACTTGCCTTTAGATTTCAATCAATGGCAACGTTTTATCACACGATTCACCGAAATTTCAGCGCAGCAACAAGTTGATATTCCCGTGTTGTTAACCACACCTGTATTACGTCCACATTTGGCGCTGTCCCTAAGCAAAGTGATGTCACGCATAGCTGTAATCTCAGTTGCTGAAATTCCATCGAGAATCAGTGTGCGTACATTGAGTAAGTTGAGTTTGAACGATGCAAATTAA
- the rnr gene encoding ribonuclease R translates to MVRKKEKRGHSAKRRSSRTKQERSEAPSSSPWPSQPPAQAKERSTVERKTTERETVKSETEGRKPSRRKTKEHQESETYAGQRSGKQAKSTPPSSVWGETPAVRKRKFRDDSRERKVGRRTSVDHKTWVGTVSAHPDGFGFVDVQGRDEDVFLSIDEMRDVMHGDKVEVRTIMRRGREAGVLIRIVEEAASEITAEFKIEHDMGFAYPRSKRMQQAILIKRNDAAGAKHGDWVRVEIQRGTNPLRGKIIEVLGDDLTPKKLVDLIVAEQALSETFPAEVLAESDAIPERIRVKDKKDRLDLTHLPFVTIDGADARDFDDAICVTPRGDGFEAWVAIADVAHYVKEGSSLDVEALARGNSFYFPDRVIPMLPEKLSNGLCSLNPHVNRLAMAVRMRFDAGGKRRTSKVYNVVIHSQARLTYEQAAAWLEEGSKKAVRKENIREMLDSAMGLYRMLERNRAKRGALELDLPETRVVLKDDKIQGIDASVRNVAHKLIEEMMLAANTAVSEFLESKRVEQLFRIHPAPEREAIEKLNAFLGAFGMKIRHLEGQDVRPKDVQQALHAAEDKPFAAVLHKLVLRSMQQAKYTTDNQGHFGLAYDCYGHFTSPIRRYADLTTHRRLKAVLAGVKPKNIDLEAVGNHVSIQERKQQRAEWDTQAMLAALYHKKDVGKVMGTTVSGVSKRRIFLALQDTFAEASLNVDDLGKMLTLDEVHHRLASKDGTFSLGLGDQIQVEILSTDPVRGQINVVMVPESKVDV, encoded by the coding sequence GTGGTAAGAAAGAAAGAAAAACGCGGTCATTCCGCAAAACGTCGTTCAAGTAGAACAAAGCAGGAAAGAAGCGAAGCACCAAGCTCTTCGCCATGGCCATCGCAGCCACCTGCACAAGCTAAGGAACGCAGCACAGTTGAGCGTAAAACAACTGAGCGTGAAACAGTTAAGAGTGAAACAGAAGGTAGGAAACCTTCAAGACGTAAAACAAAAGAACATCAAGAAAGTGAAACCTACGCTGGTCAACGCAGTGGTAAGCAAGCCAAATCAACACCACCATCATCGGTTTGGGGTGAAACACCTGCCGTTCGCAAGCGTAAGTTTCGTGATGATAGTCGTGAGCGAAAAGTTGGCCGCAGGACATCTGTCGACCATAAAACATGGGTAGGTACCGTATCTGCGCATCCAGATGGTTTTGGTTTTGTGGATGTGCAAGGGCGCGATGAAGATGTGTTTTTATCTATCGATGAAATGCGCGATGTGATGCATGGTGATAAGGTGGAAGTTCGCACGATTATGCGCCGCGGACGCGAAGCGGGCGTGTTGATTCGCATTGTGGAAGAAGCCGCCAGTGAAATTACTGCAGAATTTAAGATTGAACATGATATGGGTTTTGCATACCCGAGAAGTAAACGGATGCAGCAAGCGATTTTGATTAAACGCAATGATGCAGCAGGTGCGAAACATGGAGATTGGGTACGTGTTGAAATTCAACGGGGAACCAACCCTTTAAGAGGCAAGATTATCGAAGTGTTGGGTGATGATTTAACACCTAAAAAATTGGTGGATTTGATTGTCGCAGAGCAAGCTCTGTCGGAAACATTCCCTGCTGAAGTATTGGCAGAATCCGATGCGATTCCTGAGCGGATTCGTGTTAAAGATAAAAAAGACCGTTTGGATTTGACGCATTTACCATTTGTTACCATTGATGGTGCAGATGCACGTGACTTTGATGATGCCATTTGTGTAACACCGCGTGGTGATGGCTTTGAGGCATGGGTTGCCATTGCTGATGTGGCGCACTATGTGAAAGAAGGCTCATCGTTGGATGTGGAAGCATTGGCACGAGGAAATTCTTTTTATTTCCCTGATCGCGTGATTCCTATGTTACCCGAGAAATTATCCAATGGTTTGTGTTCACTTAATCCGCATGTAAATCGTTTGGCAATGGCAGTACGTATGCGTTTTGATGCTGGCGGAAAACGTCGTACATCCAAAGTGTATAATGTGGTGATTCATTCCCAAGCACGGTTGACCTATGAGCAAGCCGCAGCTTGGCTTGAAGAGGGTTCTAAAAAAGCAGTTCGCAAAGAAAATATACGTGAAATGTTGGATTCCGCTATGGGCTTGTATCGTATGTTGGAGCGTAATAGGGCAAAACGTGGGGCATTGGAGCTAGATCTTCCTGAAACACGTGTTGTGCTGAAAGATGATAAAATCCAAGGTATTGATGCCAGTGTACGTAATGTGGCACACAAGTTGATTGAAGAAATGATGTTGGCAGCCAATACTGCTGTAAGTGAATTTTTAGAAAGCAAACGTGTGGAGCAATTGTTTCGTATTCATCCTGCGCCAGAGCGTGAAGCCATTGAAAAATTAAATGCTTTTCTTGGTGCGTTTGGCATGAAAATTAGACATCTTGAAGGGCAAGATGTGCGTCCTAAAGATGTGCAACAAGCTTTGCATGCAGCAGAAGATAAACCTTTTGCTGCGGTATTGCATAAGTTGGTACTGCGCTCTATGCAGCAGGCTAAATATACTACGGATAATCAAGGTCACTTTGGTTTGGCATATGATTGCTACGGACATTTTACCAGCCCGATTCGCCGTTATGCCGACCTAACAACACATAGAAGACTTAAAGCAGTGTTGGCTGGTGTAAAACCGAAAAATATTGATTTGGAGGCCGTGGGTAACCATGTGTCTATCCAAGAGCGTAAACAGCAGCGCGCTGAGTGGGATACCCAAGCTATGCTTGCTGCATTGTATCACAAAAAAGATGTGGGTAAGGTGATGGGTACAACGGTATCTGGTGTAAGTAAACGCCGTATTTTCCTTGCGCTGCAAGATACTTTTGCTGAAGCATCATTGAATGTGGATGATTTGGGTAAGATGCTTACTTTGGATGAAGTACATCATAGGTTGGCATCCAAAGATGGTACATTTAGTCTAGGTTTGGGTGATCAAATTCAAGTTGAAATTTTATCTACAGACCCTGTGCGCGGTCAAATTAATGTAGTGATGGTGCCTGAATCGAAAGTGGATGTTTGA
- a CDS encoding FliA/WhiG family RNA polymerase sigma factor: MTTASTYEANSNLGNPEALLQEYLPMIRYHADQLMRRTPASIELDDMIDAGVLGLLDGAQRFDASKEVLFKTFAAYRVRGAMIDYLRTFDWMPRGLRDTSKSLQGAFQELEQRYGRPAEEKEIADFLEMDIETYRQKLDQVRSMSVVYFDDLPSVRGDDDDLHILDIIAGDSGQSPEHQTAIGQFVDKLADAIALLPKREAILLSLYYYEELTMKEVALVLGLTESRVSQVHSQMVMRLRGHLNLNAEGGV, from the coding sequence GTGACAACAGCTTCAACATACGAAGCCAATAGCAATCTGGGTAACCCTGAAGCATTATTACAGGAATATTTACCCATGATTCGTTATCACGCTGATCAATTGATGCGCCGTACACCAGCATCGATTGAGTTGGATGATATGATTGATGCGGGCGTTTTAGGGCTGTTGGATGGTGCACAGCGTTTTGATGCTAGTAAAGAGGTGTTGTTTAAAACATTTGCAGCCTACCGCGTGCGCGGAGCAATGATTGATTACCTGCGTACTTTTGACTGGATGCCCCGAGGTTTACGTGATACATCCAAGTCGTTGCAAGGCGCATTTCAAGAATTGGAGCAGCGTTATGGTCGTCCTGCGGAAGAAAAGGAAATTGCAGATTTCCTTGAAATGGATATTGAAACCTACAGGCAGAAACTTGACCAAGTGCGCTCTATGTCAGTGGTGTATTTTGATGACTTACCATCGGTTCGTGGTGACGATGATGATTTGCATATATTGGACATTATTGCAGGTGATAGTGGGCAAAGCCCTGAACATCAAACGGCAATTGGCCAATTTGTAGATAAACTTGCCGATGCGATTGCGTTGTTACCCAAGCGTGAGGCTATTTTACTCAGTTTATATTATTATGAAGAGCTTACCATGAAAGAAGTTGCTTTGGTTTTGGGCTTAACTGAGTCAAGAGTATCGCAAGTGCACAGTCAAATGGTGATGCGCTTAAGAGGGCATTTAAACTTGAACGCCGAAGGCGGTGTATAA
- a CDS encoding DUF6115 domain-containing protein, giving the protein MGSDVFNLALDALMIMAITGLWVMWFQQSAQRKKVESMLKDASEDLKAATQLLDQVMQSLDAQGSKPKNTAQTPAEILQQRQMKKDKVQVRKSPVVKKEGQPKAEQMMVDMGQKPKGKTVDTAQIMRFSREGLDEQSIADQLKVPVAQVRLILLLQKPKK; this is encoded by the coding sequence ATGGGTAGTGATGTGTTTAACCTTGCTTTGGATGCCTTGATGATCATGGCAATTACTGGGTTGTGGGTGATGTGGTTTCAGCAATCAGCACAACGTAAAAAAGTTGAGAGCATGCTTAAAGATGCTTCTGAAGATTTAAAAGCTGCGACACAGCTACTTGATCAAGTGATGCAAAGCTTGGATGCGCAAGGTTCAAAGCCTAAAAATACTGCCCAAACACCTGCAGAAATATTGCAGCAGCGTCAGATGAAAAAAGATAAGGTGCAAGTACGTAAGTCGCCAGTTGTAAAAAAAGAAGGGCAGCCTAAAGCCGAGCAGATGATGGTAGATATGGGACAAAAACCAAAAGGTAAAACTGTAGATACAGCTCAAATTATGCGCTTTAGCCGTGAGGGTTTGGATGAACAAAGCATTGCAGACCAATTAAAGGTTCCTGTTGCACAAGTGCGTTTGATTTTGTTGCTACAAAAACCAAAAAAATAA
- the fliQ gene encoding flagellar biosynthesis protein FliQ, giving the protein MNPDLVINYGKEALEMILMLSMPMLVVALVVGVAISLFQAVTQIQEMTLTFVPKIIAVFVVMVIAAPWMVETLVSYTRRIFESIPTLLS; this is encoded by the coding sequence ATGAACCCTGATTTAGTGATTAATTACGGCAAAGAAGCCCTTGAAATGATATTGATGTTATCCATGCCCATGCTGGTGGTAGCATTGGTGGTGGGGGTGGCGATTTCATTGTTTCAAGCTGTGACTCAAATTCAAGAGATGACGCTAACATTTGTGCCCAAAATCATTGCTGTATTTGTTGTGATGGTGATTGCAGCGCCTTGGATGGTGGAAACACTGGTGAGTTATACTCGCCGTATTTTTGAATCCATCCCCACACTGTTGAGTTAA
- the fliR gene encoding flagellar biosynthetic protein FliR — protein MFPLPAEQDILVGILVFLRISLLMMLLPVIGHKLVPAPIKTGFVGILTVLLYPVVSQHVPVIEPDVVVFSMLAIQEMLLAAALAMIAQLIFTAAHFAGQVMSLQMGMAMANMFDPVTSTQSAVVAQFIGIFAMLMWLASGAHHMFIMTLVESFNIMPVGTTWSFNGWDVITQAAADMFVLAIQLMAPILTLLFFVYVALGLIARAVPQIQVFFVSFPLSVGLGLLILALSFPAMMSLMYDGFTGLGQDLPMFLHRLSGH, from the coding sequence ATGTTTCCACTTCCAGCTGAACAAGACATTTTGGTTGGTATTTTAGTCTTTTTACGTATTAGTTTGCTGATGATGTTATTGCCCGTGATTGGACATAAGCTGGTGCCTGCTCCGATTAAAACAGGTTTTGTCGGAATTTTGACGGTTTTACTTTACCCTGTGGTTTCCCAGCATGTACCAGTGATTGAGCCTGATGTGGTTGTATTTTCTATGTTGGCCATTCAAGAAATGTTGCTTGCCGCAGCCCTAGCTATGATTGCGCAACTTATTTTTACCGCGGCACACTTTGCTGGGCAAGTGATGAGTTTGCAGATGGGTATGGCAATGGCAAATATGTTTGACCCTGTCACCTCGACACAATCAGCAGTGGTTGCACAATTTATTGGTATTTTTGCCATGCTTATGTGGTTGGCGAGTGGGGCGCACCATATGTTTATTATGACTTTGGTGGAGTCGTTCAACATCATGCCCGTAGGCACGACATGGTCGTTTAATGGTTGGGATGTGATTACACAAGCTGCGGCTGATATGTTTGTGTTAGCGATTCAGTTGATGGCGCCTATATTAACATTACTTTTCTTCGTTTATGTCGCATTGGGTTTGATTGCACGAGCTGTACCACAAATTCAGGTGTTTTTCGTAAGTTTCCCATTATCTGTTGGTTTGGGTTTATTGATATTAGCGCTTTCTTTTCCTGCCATGATGTCATTGATGTATGATGGTTTTACAGGGCTAGGGCAAGATTTACCCATGTTTTTACATAGGTTGTCAGGGCATTAG
- the flhB gene encoding flagellar biosynthesis protein FlhB, giving the protein MSDDQDKSQQTEDASDKRLEDARNKGQVATSREPSTAISFLILASLSVTGIGGWMALRAEDLLKSFLGGKVVVDMTAEGMQNLLIDLSIEVALFVLPIAIPMVLLGMLMVFLVTGPVFTFETIQPKMEKISPMKGLGRLFSSKSVAEFIKSITKLTVISFICWIVVLDLFDPAIHSSRKSVGDIASLLVQGSLSIVGLVAAFFFVIALADVIYQRWEHAKSMKMSMKEVRDEHKESEGDPQLKAKIRQIQMEQAQNRMMSDVPKADVVITNPTHFAVALKYDTQGGGAPKVIAKGKDNIALKIKALAKESGVPVRENRLLARSLFKQVEIGYEIPEELFEAVAVILAEVFKMK; this is encoded by the coding sequence ATGTCAGACGATCAAGATAAGTCGCAGCAGACCGAAGATGCCAGTGATAAGCGGCTGGAGGATGCCCGAAATAAGGGGCAAGTAGCCACCAGCCGCGAACCATCAACCGCAATTTCTTTTTTGATTTTAGCTTCATTATCTGTGACAGGTATTGGTGGATGGATGGCATTACGTGCAGAAGATTTATTGAAATCTTTTCTTGGTGGCAAGGTCGTGGTGGATATGACCGCAGAGGGTATGCAAAACTTGCTCATTGATTTGTCTATAGAAGTTGCATTGTTTGTATTGCCGATTGCTATTCCCATGGTATTGCTGGGTATGTTGATGGTTTTTTTGGTGACAGGTCCTGTGTTTACCTTTGAAACCATACAACCAAAAATGGAAAAGATAAGCCCAATGAAAGGTTTGGGGCGTTTGTTTTCCAGTAAGTCGGTAGCTGAGTTTATTAAATCGATTACCAAACTGACAGTGATTAGTTTCATTTGTTGGATTGTGGTTTTAGACCTCTTTGACCCTGCGATTCATAGCTCTCGTAAAAGTGTGGGTGATATTGCATCACTACTTGTGCAAGGAAGTTTGTCGATTGTAGGTTTGGTGGCTGCTTTTTTCTTTGTGATTGCCTTGGCTGATGTGATTTATCAACGTTGGGAACATGCCAAATCCATGAAAATGTCGATGAAAGAAGTACGTGATGAACATAAAGAGAGTGAAGGTGACCCACAACTCAAAGCCAAGATTCGTCAAATCCAAATGGAACAAGCACAAAACCGCATGATGTCGGATGTACCCAAAGCTGATGTGGTGATTACCAACCCAACGCATTTTGCAGTGGCATTAAAATATGACACTCAGGGTGGTGGAGCGCCCAAGGTCATTGCCAAGGGTAAAGATAATATTGCTTTAAAAATCAAAGCATTAGCTAAAGAAAGTGGTGTGCCTGTGCGTGAAAACAGACTTTTGGCGCGTTCCTTGTTTAAGCAAGTAGAGATTGGTTATGAAATCCCTGAAGAACTGTTTGAAGCAGTGGCGGTGATTTTGGCTGAAGTCTTTAAAATGAAATGA
- a CDS encoding MinD/ParA family protein — MSVGKEVPRVIAICSGKGGVGKTFFSVHLAEYAAKRGQRVLLLDADLGLANVDVMLGISPKGSLLELVRGEKGLSDLIVPARAGFDVLPGGSGLYELTALDAEQQQVMMDEMRRISSDYDLVLIDAAAGIGDNVLYFVSASESALVVLTPDPTSLTDAYALIKVLSRQRNMRRFMVVVNQAEVFDAQVAFKRLLSVADRYLDVHLDYVGNLPHSPDVREAVQGQKLLSAQDAPVMRQTLDMVLTNILARERDMTRNGGLQFFWEHSLNEGMNVDANVQEKSS, encoded by the coding sequence ATGAGTGTTGGAAAAGAAGTACCACGTGTGATTGCCATTTGTAGCGGTAAAGGCGGTGTGGGCAAAACATTTTTTTCGGTTCACCTAGCCGAATATGCAGCGAAAAGAGGGCAGCGCGTTTTGCTGTTGGATGCAGATTTGGGTTTGGCGAATGTGGATGTGATGTTAGGTATTTCCCCCAAAGGTTCTTTACTGGAATTGGTGCGTGGTGAAAAAGGATTAAGTGATTTGATTGTACCTGCGCGTGCTGGTTTTGATGTATTACCTGGCGGCAGTGGTTTGTATGAGCTTACGGCTTTAGATGCCGAGCAACAGCAAGTGATGATGGATGAAATGCGTCGTATTTCCTCAGATTATGATTTGGTCTTGATTGATGCCGCCGCTGGTATTGGTGATAATGTGTTGTATTTTGTTTCAGCATCTGAATCAGCATTGGTGGTGCTAACCCCAGACCCAACCTCATTAACCGATGCTTATGCATTGATTAAAGTATTATCGCGACAAAGAAATATGCGGAGGTTTATGGTAGTAGTAAATCAAGCTGAAGTTTTTGATGCACAGGTTGCTTTTAAGCGTTTGTTATCGGTTGCTGATCGTTATTTGGATGTGCATTTGGATTATGTGGGCAACTTGCCGCATTCACCTGATGTGCGCGAAGCTGTGCAAGGGCAAAAGCTTTTGAGTGCGCAAGATGCACCTGTGATGCGTCAGACCTTGGATATGGTGTTAACCAATATCTTAGCCCGAGAGCGGGACATGACGCGCAATGGCGGATTACAGTTTTTTTGGGAACATAGCTTAAATGAAGGTATGAATGTTGATGCTAATGTACAGGAGAAATCATCATGA
- a CDS encoding flagellar biosynthesis protein FlhF has protein sequence MQIKVFSAPKMHEALALVREDFGSDAVILDRIEAVNAKGEKEWRVHAALDTELEDAVKSTAAVSKPVVDEAVQANLEASMQRLEKIAASLGNRDAEQYRQAISKTHVQTAFDHLLAMGVSPINAFEMADAYAKHQPVTLGTLRWAKAFSAKQERRVVLLSGPNGAGKTLLAAKLATHYSLKGISVVLMTTDTQRIGGSEVLSAYAEVLGIPLFIIRNQEDAVQAHQATKTAQLVLIDSEGWNNRHASVLRSQMALWDHLACTHRTIVMPASLDEADGLMMLKRAQAMEMTQIAFTKLDETTRPGKIVNWAEASRMPMSYCSFGAEVPGQMGWLSPKALTAILVKHHKQQEEFEEESIT, from the coding sequence ATGCAAATTAAAGTTTTTTCAGCCCCTAAAATGCACGAAGCACTTGCTTTAGTCAGAGAAGATTTTGGCTCTGATGCTGTGATTCTTGATAGAATTGAAGCGGTGAATGCCAAAGGTGAAAAAGAATGGCGTGTGCATGCAGCATTGGATACGGAGCTTGAGGATGCTGTAAAAAGTACGGCGGCTGTTAGCAAACCTGTGGTGGATGAAGCTGTACAAGCCAATTTAGAAGCATCCATGCAACGGTTAGAAAAAATTGCAGCAAGCTTGGGTAATCGGGATGCGGAGCAATATCGGCAGGCGATTAGCAAAACGCATGTGCAAACTGCTTTTGACCATTTATTAGCCATGGGCGTATCACCTATCAATGCTTTTGAAATGGCAGATGCCTATGCCAAACATCAGCCTGTAACACTGGGTACATTACGTTGGGCAAAAGCATTCTCAGCCAAACAAGAACGTAGGGTTGTTTTATTATCAGGTCCCAATGGTGCAGGCAAAACGTTACTTGCTGCCAAACTTGCCACCCATTACAGCCTTAAAGGTATATCCGTTGTTTTGATGACCACGGATACCCAACGCATTGGTGGCAGCGAAGTGTTAAGTGCTTATGCGGAAGTGCTGGGTATTCCATTATTTATCATTAGAAATCAAGAAGATGCAGTACAGGCACATCAAGCAACAAAAACGGCACAGCTTGTGCTTATTGATAGCGAAGGTTGGAACAATAGGCATGCATCAGTATTGCGCTCGCAAATGGCACTTTGGGATCATTTGGCTTGTACGCACCGTACGATTGTGATGCCAGCAAGTTTGGATGAGGCAGATGGTTTAATGATGTTAAAACGGGCGCAAGCGATGGAAATGACACAAATAGCCTTTACCAAGCTCGATGAAACAACCCGCCCAGGTAAAATAGTCAACTGGGCAGAGGCATCACGAATGCCAATGTCTTATTGCAGCTTTGGGGCTGAAGTACCTGGGCAAATGGGCTGGTTAAGTCCAAAAGCATTAACTGCAATTTTGGTAAAACATCATAAGCAGCAAGAAGAATTTGAAGAGGAGAGCATCACATGA